The following are encoded together in the Natrinema salifodinae genome:
- the btuC gene encoding vitamin B12 ABC transporter permease BtuC: protein MTLRGRVLSWSIGLTVLLIGVVIVSAGLGPVRIDSITVALATLNALVVPSGVAFGSWTIPVIGWPVPVPGLEYTEVFAFETHGPHQTIVADIRLPRIALAATVGFGLAAAGTVMQGFFRNPLADPSIIGVSSGAAAGAVAAIAFPALVPLSSVHLSAFIGALVTAFLVYAIATDGGRTPVATLLLAGVAIQAFLGALISYMLVHSGDDLRQAVVWMMGHLNNTTWEDVRFALPVALLGVLVLGAYARDLNVLLLGEEDAHHLGVDVERTKIYLLALASIVTAAGVAVAGVIGFVGLVVPHVMRLIVGPDHRILLPTSALAGASFLVVTDTIARAGPAEVPVGIITAFVGVPFFLFLLVRREVHSL from the coding sequence GTGACACTCAGGGGTCGGGTTCTCTCGTGGTCGATCGGACTGACGGTGCTCCTCATTGGGGTCGTCATCGTCAGCGCCGGGCTCGGTCCAGTTAGGATCGATTCGATCACGGTTGCGCTGGCGACCCTGAACGCCCTCGTCGTCCCGTCCGGAGTCGCGTTCGGCTCGTGGACGATCCCCGTGATCGGCTGGCCCGTTCCCGTGCCGGGGCTCGAGTACACCGAGGTATTCGCGTTCGAGACGCACGGACCCCACCAGACGATCGTCGCGGACATCAGACTGCCGCGCATCGCGCTCGCGGCCACGGTCGGGTTCGGCCTCGCAGCCGCGGGGACGGTCATGCAGGGTTTCTTCCGGAACCCGCTCGCCGATCCGTCGATCATCGGCGTCTCCTCCGGCGCCGCGGCGGGCGCCGTCGCCGCCATCGCGTTTCCAGCGCTCGTGCCGCTGTCGAGCGTCCATCTCTCGGCGTTCATCGGCGCGCTCGTCACCGCGTTTCTCGTCTACGCCATCGCGACCGACGGTGGACGGACGCCGGTCGCGACCCTGCTCCTCGCCGGCGTCGCGATCCAGGCCTTCCTGGGCGCGCTGATCTCGTACATGCTGGTCCACAGCGGCGACGACCTCCGCCAGGCCGTCGTCTGGATGATGGGCCACTTGAACAACACCACCTGGGAGGACGTCCGCTTCGCCCTCCCGGTAGCGCTGCTCGGGGTGCTTGTCCTCGGCGCCTACGCCCGCGATTTGAACGTCCTCCTGCTCGGTGAGGAGGACGCCCACCATCTCGGCGTCGACGTCGAACGGACCAAGATCTACCTGCTCGCCCTCGCAAGCATCGTCACCGCGGCGGGCGTCGCGGTCGCCGGCGTTATCGGCTTCGTCGGCCTCGTCGTCCCCCACGTCATGCGGCTGATCGTCGGACCGGACCACCGCATCCTGCTACCGACGAGCGCACTCGCCGGCGCGTCGTTTCTCGTCGTAACGGACACGATCGCTCGCGCCGGGCCGGCCGAAGTTCCCGTCGGCATCATCACCGCGTTCGTCGGAGTCCCCTTCTTCTTGTTCCTGCTCGTCCGCCGGGAGGTGCATTCGCTGTGA
- a CDS encoding presenilin family intramembrane aspartyl protease PSH produces MNDRTRVLAAVGVTVLLFLGVQLGALALIEPFHQSERQAVENPQDPTNSVLYFGVMLAATGLMLAAFKFDLDWLIRLLIVGVSVMIARYVFAELVPPVLGPIASAGAVDAVVLLAALGVGAALLWHPEWYVIDGVGVLMGAGAAALFGISFGLLPALLLLAVLAVYDAISVYGTEHMLDLAEGVMDLKIPVVLVVPTTLSYSYRAAGSTDDVIEDDRQAKSRADVDAPAADGESETVDDGDADPGATETDVDDAGEDALERDALFIGLGDAVIPTVLVASAASFLEVGTIAVPGIALNVPALGAIVGTLAGLLVLMYMVLKGRPHAGLPLLNGGAIGGYLIGAIASGLSIVTALGL; encoded by the coding sequence ATGAACGACCGGACGCGGGTCCTCGCCGCCGTCGGCGTGACGGTACTGCTGTTTCTCGGCGTCCAGCTCGGAGCGCTGGCGCTGATCGAGCCCTTCCACCAATCGGAACGCCAGGCGGTCGAGAACCCCCAGGATCCGACCAACAGCGTCCTCTACTTCGGCGTCATGCTCGCCGCGACCGGGCTGATGCTCGCGGCCTTCAAGTTCGACCTCGACTGGCTGATCCGGCTCCTGATCGTCGGCGTCAGCGTGATGATCGCCCGGTACGTCTTCGCGGAACTCGTGCCGCCGGTGCTCGGCCCGATCGCGTCCGCCGGCGCGGTCGACGCGGTCGTCCTCCTCGCTGCGCTCGGCGTCGGGGCAGCCCTCCTGTGGCACCCAGAGTGGTACGTCATCGACGGCGTCGGGGTGTTGATGGGGGCCGGCGCCGCCGCCCTGTTCGGGATCAGTTTCGGCCTCCTGCCGGCGCTACTGTTGCTCGCGGTGCTCGCCGTCTACGACGCGATCAGCGTCTACGGCACCGAACACATGCTCGATCTGGCCGAGGGCGTGATGGACCTCAAGATCCCTGTCGTGCTCGTCGTGCCGACGACGCTCTCGTACTCCTACCGCGCGGCCGGCAGCACCGACGACGTGATCGAAGACGATCGCCAGGCGAAGTCCCGAGCCGACGTCGACGCCCCGGCAGCCGACGGTGAGAGCGAGACCGTCGATGATGGGGACGCTGACCCGGGCGCCACGGAGACGGACGTCGATGATGCCGGCGAGGACGCCCTCGAACGCGACGCGCTGTTCATCGGGCTCGGCGACGCCGTCATTCCGACGGTGCTCGTCGCCAGCGCGGCCTCCTTCCTCGAGGTCGGCACCATCGCGGTCCCCGGAATCGCGCTGAACGTGCCGGCCCTCGGGGCCATCGTCGGCACGCTCGCCGGGCTGCTCGTGCTCATGTACATGGTCCTCAAAGGACGGCCCCACGCCGGCCTGCCGCTGCTCAACGGCGGCGCGATCGGCGGCTACCTGATCGGCGCGATCGCGAGCGGACTCTCGATCGTCACCGCGCTGGGACTCTGA
- a CDS encoding DUF6517 family protein, with protein MNRRLFIGTLAAGGVGAAAGCLSSFVDDATTFTAAPARVSEEAVREAGYEYQGTEKRVDEDRMGGEDVEVTSYASLYDRTIDLPAEYSEEPVRAGVFGVATTPQVTVGDESFNPVGDLSDGELAAHVQNRYDGLEIGRSVGGRAVESLGEQFSLTSYEGTATLRDDFELDVLVDVAQPDHDGDHLVIAAVYPADDLVPDESEQERIDALVADLNHYDGLDVEIVERSGDEG; from the coding sequence ATGAATCGACGGCTGTTCATCGGAACCCTCGCGGCCGGCGGCGTCGGCGCGGCGGCCGGCTGCCTCAGTAGCTTCGTCGACGATGCGACGACGTTCACCGCGGCGCCGGCGCGCGTCTCCGAGGAGGCGGTCCGAGAGGCCGGCTACGAGTACCAGGGCACCGAAAAGCGAGTCGACGAGGACCGGATGGGCGGCGAAGACGTCGAGGTGACGAGCTACGCGAGCCTGTACGACCGGACCATCGATTTGCCGGCCGAATACAGCGAGGAACCGGTCCGGGCGGGCGTGTTCGGCGTGGCTACCACTCCGCAGGTCACCGTCGGCGACGAGTCGTTCAACCCCGTCGGCGACCTGTCGGACGGGGAGCTGGCCGCCCACGTACAGAACCGCTACGACGGCCTCGAGATCGGGCGCTCCGTCGGCGGTCGCGCGGTCGAATCCCTGGGTGAGCAGTTCTCGCTCACGTCCTACGAGGGGACCGCGACGCTGCGCGACGACTTCGAACTCGACGTCCTCGTCGACGTCGCCCAGCCAGATCACGACGGGGACCACCTGGTCATCGCCGCCGTCTACCCGGCCGACGACCTCGTTCCGGACGAATCGGAGCAAGAGCGGATCGACGCACTCGTCGCGGACCTGAACCACTACGACGGTCTCGACGTCGAAATCGTCGAGCGCTCCGGCGACGAGGGTTGA
- a CDS encoding PGF-CTERM-anchored ABC transporter substrate-binding protein: MRTATIVLMTTVLVVAGFAPATVAGGAATDATQQDADCDYPLTLTDTTGEEVTLDEPPERVVALQPSDTQTVFEIGAEDRLVGMPINQYTDSHDPGDRTDIDISGDTHVDVETVIALEPDIVLADNVTEDGDVEQLRDAGLTVYHFDTATSIDDIRENVRLTGQLTGECAGAEERIDWMDDRLEIIESALEDEERPLAYWSLGFGYTAGAETFQNEVLTTAGVQNLAAEAGLEGWPDISDEVIVEQDPEWIIYGVDDEGDDPGLSEGAMATTAYENDQLVAVDANQINQPAPHVVYAIETIVEEVHPEAYAEIEAELEDDADTDGADDDQSDASDEAIPGFGVPVAVAALLATLGALTRRQ; the protein is encoded by the coding sequence ATGCGAACAGCAACGATCGTACTGATGACGACGGTTCTCGTCGTCGCCGGCTTCGCACCCGCGACGGTCGCCGGCGGCGCCGCAACCGATGCGACACAGCAAGACGCCGATTGCGACTATCCGCTGACGCTCACGGACACGACCGGCGAGGAGGTAACGCTCGACGAACCGCCGGAACGAGTCGTCGCGCTGCAGCCGAGTGACACGCAGACCGTCTTCGAGATCGGCGCCGAGGACCGCCTCGTCGGAATGCCGATCAACCAGTACACCGACAGTCACGATCCCGGTGATCGGACCGATATCGACATCTCCGGCGACACGCACGTGGACGTCGAGACGGTGATCGCCCTCGAACCTGATATCGTTCTCGCCGACAATGTAACGGAAGACGGCGACGTCGAACAGCTTCGGGACGCCGGCCTGACGGTCTATCACTTCGATACCGCGACGTCGATCGACGACATCCGCGAAAACGTTCGGCTAACCGGGCAGCTCACCGGCGAGTGCGCCGGTGCAGAAGAGCGAATCGACTGGATGGACGACCGTCTCGAGATAATCGAATCGGCTCTCGAGGACGAAGAACGGCCGCTTGCGTACTGGTCGCTCGGATTCGGCTATACGGCCGGTGCCGAGACGTTCCAGAACGAGGTGTTGACTACCGCCGGCGTCCAGAATCTCGCCGCCGAGGCGGGACTCGAGGGATGGCCCGACATCAGCGACGAAGTGATCGTCGAGCAAGACCCCGAGTGGATCATCTACGGCGTCGACGACGAGGGCGACGACCCCGGCCTCTCGGAGGGCGCGATGGCGACGACCGCCTACGAAAACGACCAACTGGTTGCAGTAGACGCGAACCAGATCAATCAGCCGGCGCCGCACGTCGTCTACGCGATCGAAACCATCGTCGAGGAAGTTCATCCCGAAGCCTACGCGGAAATCGAGGCGGAACTCGAGGACGATGCTGATACCGATGGGGCCGACGACGACCAATCCGATGCGAGCGACGAGGCGATCCCCGGCTTCGGCGTTCCCGTCGCGGTCGCAGCGCTGCTCGCGACGCTCGGCGCGTTGACCCGGCGGCAGTAA
- the srp19 gene encoding signal recognition particle subunit SRP19: protein MVENVIWPAYLDASLSRAEGRRVSEDLAVEEPTVDEIAKAVQQIGYDATIERDKAYSREHWADRGRVVVRGADDSAKNDLVQAVAAYVVAMRE, encoded by the coding sequence ATGGTCGAGAACGTCATCTGGCCCGCCTATCTCGATGCGTCCCTCTCGCGGGCCGAGGGACGGCGCGTGTCGGAGGATCTGGCAGTCGAGGAACCGACGGTCGACGAGATCGCGAAAGCCGTCCAGCAGATCGGCTACGACGCCACGATCGAGCGGGACAAGGCCTACTCCCGGGAGCACTGGGCCGATCGGGGCCGGGTCGTCGTCCGCGGGGCCGACGACTCCGCAAAGAACGACCTCGTCCAAGCCGTCGCGGCGTACGTCGTCGCGATGCGCGAGTGA
- a CDS encoding H/ACA ribonucleoprotein complex subunit GAR1: MRRVGSVIRTAQGLAVLRADQADADGGSNGTEKHRDEIGTVVLDDSLDEVGRVVDVFGPVAEPYVAVTPDDDVHLPSLVGSTLYAR, encoded by the coding sequence ATGCGCCGGGTTGGATCGGTCATCCGCACCGCACAGGGCCTGGCCGTCCTGCGGGCGGACCAGGCCGACGCCGACGGCGGGAGCAACGGGACCGAGAAACACCGCGACGAGATCGGGACTGTCGTGCTCGACGACTCCCTCGACGAGGTCGGCCGCGTCGTCGACGTTTTCGGGCCGGTCGCCGAACCCTACGTAGCGGTGACGCCGGACGACGACGTCCACCTGCCGTCGCTGGTAGGATCGACGCTGTACGCACGGTAG